Genomic window (Candidatus Margulisiibacteriota bacterium):
AGTTGATTCGGATGATATGAACGAACCAATTGCAGATGCTTCAAGAAGTATTTTGGATGGGCATATAGTTTTAGAAAGAAAAATAGCAGCTAAGAACATTTGGCCAGCGATTGATGTATTAGGTAGTCTTAGTAGAGTGATGCCAGATGTTGTTACCAAAGACCATATGAAGGCAAATTACAAGCTCAGGGAGTTAATGGCAGCTCATCGTGATGCGGAGGACCTTATCAATATTGGTGCCTATGCGCCAGGAAGTAATCCAAAGATTGATGAAGCGATTAAGAAGATGGGGGGAATACTGTCTTTTGTTACACAGGGAATGGATGAGAATTATGATTATGATAAAGAAGTTAGTATGTTAAAGGCAGCCGTAGGTAGTTGATATGAAAAAATTTGCTTTTAGAATGCAACGAGTTTTGGATATAAAAGAAAAAAAAGAAGAGTTATTGAAACAGGAACTTGGTAAATTAATGCAAAGAAAAGCTGGACACGAGGAAGTAAAAGCTTATTTTCAGTCCCAGATGGAAGAAGAGTTTGGCAAGATCAGAGAAAATAAGTCTTTTAGTAGTGAAGAGCAAATCATGGAAGAAAATTATCTTCAGGGATTAAAAAATGAAATTTATAAGCAAGCGTTGGCTATTAAGGATTTTGAAAACAAGATAGATAAAAAAAGAGTAGAGATAATGGAAAATAGAAAAGAAATTAAAGTTTTAGAGAATTTGAAAGATAAACAAAAAGAGCAATATAATTATGACCTAATGCTTTTTGAGCGTAAGGAAATGGATGAAGTTGCGTCAAGAAAGGTTTTCTGACGGGATAAACAGTTCGAAACTAGCAGTTCTTGCAGAATTTTCTTTAATAAGTCTTTGATTGTATACAGCAAGTAATGCCTCTTTAATAAGTATTTCTCTAATTTCAAAATCTATAAACCTGGCGATTGCTGATTTTGCTGTATTGGTGTGCAGGGTTGCGAAAACTAGGTGTCCAGTCATTGCAGCACGTATCGCAATTTGTGCGGTTTCTTGGTCACGTATTTCTCCTATTAGAATTACATCTGGGTCATGTCGCAGGACAGATCTTAGAACATGAGAAAAGTTCATACCCACAGGTTCATTGACTTGAATTTGCGTAAAGGCAGGGACAATGTACTCAATTGGGTCTTCAATAGAGACGACGTGCAAGGTATCGTTCTCGGTATAAAGATGTTTGAGTAGCGAATACAACGTCGTAGTTTTGCCGCTACCTGTTGGTCCAGTGGTAAGTATCATTCCCTCTTTTTTGCTAAGCAATAATTTTGTTTTTTCTATCAACTCTTCGTTCATGCCAAGCTTGTCGATGGTTGGAACGTCTGCCGATTTGGATAATATTCTGATAACAATATTTTCCCCAAAATGGGAAGGGATAACGGATATCCTTAGGTCGCGTTGATTATCATCTATGGTGAAGCTAAGTCTTCCGTCTTGTGTTTTTAAGGCATTAGAAGAGCTAAGATTAGACAGAACCTTGAGGCGGTTGACGACAGAAGGGTATTCCTCTATTGAAATTACTATGTCGGTAAGGAGCTTTCCGTTAACTCTGGTTTTTACAGTTACACTGTTATCTGACGGATGAAAGTGTATGTCAGTCGCTTTGCTTAAGATAGCTTTTTTTAGAAGTTCATTTACTAGGTATACCGGATTTGATTGCACGTAAGAATACCTCCTTGGAGATATTATAACGTAAATTTCTAGAAAACCAAAACTTTTCTGCAAGTATTCCTTGTCCGGCTAACATTCCTAGACCGTTTAACGTTTTTAATCCTAGGTTTTCTGCAATAGTCAGCAGCTGTGTTTTGGGTGGAGAATAGATGATGTCTACAATTAAGCAGTCTTTTTTTGCTAAGGATAGTTGCTCTTTATTAAGAATGCTTTGGTTAAGAGTATTTTCCATGCCTATTGGTGTAGCATTGATTATTATGTTAGCTAAAGGGATAATTGTTTTAAAATCTTCAACAGAGTAGCTTGTGGCTATTTTTGTACTGTTATATTGATTTTTTAAACTATTGGTTCTTTCTTCACTAATATCGTAAACAAATAATTTATTACAATTATCATTCAAAGCAGAATAAGTGATAGCTTTTGCTGCACCTCCGGCACCTAACAATAAAATATTCTTATTAGATAGTTCGAAGTCAGCGTCTTCTTTTAACATTAAGCTAAATCCAGGCGCATCTGTATTGGTTCCAAGGTATTTGCCGTTTACTAATTTAACCGTATTCACGGCACCTATTTGTTTTGCTGTTTCCGTTAGTTCATCACATAAACTAAGCACATCTTCTTTATAGGGGATGGTTACATTAAAACCTGCAAATTTCTTTGCTTCAAATAGTTCGGTTAGTTGGTCTTTTTTTAAGGGTAGCGAAATGTATGTTGCATCAATTTTGTATTCTGAAAAAAAATAATTGTGCAAAGCAGGTGATAGTGAATAGCCTAAAGGGTATCCAATAACAGCGTATTGAGTAGTCATGATTTTATTATAGTGAAGACCAGCTGGATAGACAACATAATCCTTCTTTTGCTTTGCTACCTTTGGGAAAAAAGTGTATAATTTGCTTCATGAAAGTAATTAAACCAGATTATCATGTAGATGACACAATTCAAACAATCGTTGGTTTTGATTCAGCCTTAACAGGTGTTATCAATGCGGAATATTCTATTAGATTAGAAGGAGACTTTGAAGGTGAAATAAGGTCTCAGGGAAGTGTTTTTATTGGACAAAAGAGTAAAATACGTGGAAGTATTAGTGCTTTAAGAGTAATCGTTCAGGGTGAGATTACTGGTGATGTGGATGTAGTGGAAAGTATAGAAATAATGAGAACTGGCAAATTGATTGGTGATATTTTTGGCAAGAAACTTATCATTGATGAAGGTGCAGTTTTTAAAGGTAACGTTAACATGGATGTTATCTCTCCAAGTAATATAAAAGAAGCATAGCTTGACCTCCAAACTTTACATATGCGGAAATCACCTTGGTAACATTGAGGATATTCCTTTGCGTACTGTTAATGCTTTAAAAGTAGCAGACGTTGTGTTTTGCGAAGACACCAGAACAATCGGGATGTTGCTTTCGGCGTTAGGAATCAAAGAGAAGACATTAGTTTCTTATTATGACCATAA
Coding sequences:
- the aroE gene encoding shikimate dehydrogenase; the protein is MTTQYAVIGYPLGYSLSPALHNYFFSEYKIDATYISLPLKKDQLTELFEAKKFAGFNVTIPYKEDVLSLCDELTETAKQIGAVNTVKLVNGKYLGTNTDAPGFSLMLKEDADFELSNKNILLLGAGGAAKAITYSALNDNCNKLFVYDISEERTNSLKNQYNSTKIATSYSVEDFKTIIPLANIIINATPIGMENTLNQSILNKEQLSLAKKDCLIVDIIYSPPKTQLLTIAENLGLKTLNGLGMLAGQGILAEKFWFSRNLRYNISKEVFLRAIKSGIPSK
- the fliJ gene encoding flagellar export protein FliJ codes for the protein MKKFAFRMQRVLDIKEKKEELLKQELGKLMQRKAGHEEVKAYFQSQMEEEFGKIRENKSFSSEEQIMEENYLQGLKNEIYKQALAIKDFENKIDKKRVEIMENRKEIKVLENLKDKQKEQYNYDLMLFERKEMDEVASRKVF
- a CDS encoding polymer-forming cytoskeletal protein, which codes for MKVIKPDYHVDDTIQTIVGFDSALTGVINAEYSIRLEGDFEGEIRSQGSVFIGQKSKIRGSISALRVIVQGEITGDVDVVESIEIMRTGKLIGDIFGKKLIIDEGAVFKGNVNMDVISPSNIKEA
- a CDS encoding ATPase, T2SS/T4P/T4SS family, which produces MQSNPVYLVNELLKKAILSKATDIHFHPSDNSVTVKTRVNGKLLTDIVISIEEYPSVVNRLKVLSNLSSSNALKTQDGRLSFTIDDNQRDLRISVIPSHFGENIVIRILSKSADVPTIDKLGMNEELIEKTKLLLSKKEGMILTTGPTGSGKTTTLYSLLKHLYTENDTLHVVSIEDPIEYIVPAFTQIQVNEPVGMNFSHVLRSVLRHDPDVILIGEIRDQETAQIAIRAAMTGHLVFATLHTNTAKSAIARFIDFEIREILIKEALLAVYNQRLIKENSARTASFELFIPSENLS